A region of Pyxidicoccus parkwaysis DNA encodes the following proteins:
- a CDS encoding aminotransferase class I/II-fold pyridoxal phosphate-dependent enzyme: MKLATALVHAGVRRDPTTGAVAVPIYQSATYQHPSLGQSTGYDYSRTKNPTRSALEDALARLEGGSRGLAFSSGMAALHCALALFGPEDHILLTEDLYGGTYRLVDRILHVPFTFVDTTNPEAVRAALRPNTRAILVESPTNPLMKTANIPAIADIAHAAGALLIVDNTFLTPWLQRPLELGADIVVHSATKYLAGHNDVVAGALVVRDAALGERLTYLQNGIGAILGPQDAYLVIRGLKTLALRMDKHQTNARAVAAWLAAHPLVEQVFYPGVGGMLSFNVIEAGLVPGVLASVQVCLFAESLGGVETLITYPTTQTHADIPVARREQLGISDRLLRLSVGIEDCHDIIADLAQALEGARRANPLRDALAAHGS, translated from the coding sequence ATGAAACTCGCCACCGCCCTCGTGCACGCGGGCGTGCGCCGGGACCCCACCACCGGCGCCGTCGCGGTCCCCATCTACCAGTCCGCCACCTACCAACACCCTTCCCTCGGCCAGTCCACCGGCTACGACTACTCGCGCACGAAGAACCCCACGCGCTCCGCGCTGGAGGACGCGCTGGCCCGGCTTGAGGGTGGCAGCCGGGGCCTCGCCTTCAGCTCCGGCATGGCTGCGCTGCACTGCGCGCTCGCCCTCTTCGGGCCGGAGGACCACATCCTCCTCACCGAGGACCTCTACGGCGGCACGTACCGGCTGGTGGACCGCATCCTCCACGTGCCGTTCACCTTCGTGGACACCACCAACCCGGAGGCCGTGCGCGCCGCGCTGCGCCCCAACACGCGCGCCATCCTCGTGGAGTCCCCCACCAACCCGCTGATGAAGACGGCGAACATCCCGGCCATCGCCGACATCGCGCACGCGGCCGGGGCGCTGCTCATCGTCGACAACACCTTCCTCACGCCGTGGCTCCAGCGGCCATTGGAGCTGGGCGCGGACATCGTGGTGCACAGCGCGACGAAGTACCTCGCCGGGCACAATGACGTAGTGGCGGGCGCGCTGGTGGTGCGGGACGCGGCGCTGGGCGAGCGCCTCACGTATCTCCAGAACGGCATCGGCGCGATTCTGGGCCCGCAGGATGCGTACCTCGTGATTCGCGGGCTGAAGACGCTGGCCCTGCGCATGGACAAGCACCAGACCAACGCTCGCGCGGTGGCCGCATGGCTCGCCGCGCACCCGCTGGTGGAGCAGGTCTTCTACCCGGGCGTGGGCGGCATGCTGTCGTTCAACGTCATCGAGGCGGGCCTCGTGCCTGGAGTGCTCGCCTCCGTCCAGGTCTGCCTCTTCGCCGAGTCACTCGGCGGCGTCGAGACGCTCATCACCTATCCAACGACCCAGACCCACGCCGACATCCCCGTCGCACGCCGGGAGCAACTGGGCATCTCCGACCGACTGCTTCGCCTCTCCGTAGGCATCGAGGACTGTCATGACATCATTGCCGACCTTGCCCAGGCGCTCGAAGGAGCCCGCCGTGCGAACCCGCTTCGCGACGCGCTTGCTGCACACGGGTCATGA
- the thrA gene encoding bifunctional aspartate kinase/homoserine dehydrogenase I — protein sequence MSSAPFQVMKFGGSSVGSPRRLRQVIELISKHAKQGPLAVVVSAMGDTTDWLIEAAGLATQGDLEGAQTVVARIAHLAKTNAAALAPARSTALAARVDTLLAPLQQLLQGISLTRECSAPSRDRVLSFGELVSATLLAELLTASGTEATFRDARQLLVTDDRFGAARVDVARTRERLQTAVTGWRTSVPVIPGFIAATPDGRTTTLGRNGSDYTAALVAQGIDATEVTVWTDVLGLHTADPDIVTDAYPVAHLTHAEGLELAAVGVRMLHPRTMIPLIESGTSLRIRNTMHPDHPGTLIDAIGSRDGQRPTCIATREELALLGIEVRKLSDQFQLGERVLAALREADVTVWLSAQSSNGQSIAVVIPRPDVLRAQGALENELAQELARHEVEPLAIREPVTLLSLVAEAMGHGVNVAGRFFSALGAVGVNVRASAQGASSRSISCVVDAADTAIAVRTTHAAFNLAHQQVSLFLLGRGTVGGQLLAQLRAQQALLKDKHGIALRVVGITDSRRALFDAAGLPLEGLEERLSRVAPVDAATRTLVPLLDELRRQPVPILVDCTAASGIESLYSEAFRRGIHVVGANKKPLALPWNDREALLAEARRHHVAYHYETTVASSLPVIDTLANLVRTGDAVRLITASLSGSLGFICNELTAGVPLSVAVRTAKERGFTEPDPREDLSGTDVARKALILARELGLPLSLSDVALEPFVPAEAQAGTSVDAFLHGLKSLDADYADRVTRSRKAGTVLRYLARIDPSKVGTGSPVIRVGPVAVEAGQPAADLRGSESFVSFTTTRHSDFPLTVRGAGAGGAVTASGVLADILRISQTLRGR from the coding sequence ATGAGCAGCGCTCCCTTCCAGGTGATGAAGTTCGGAGGTTCCTCCGTGGGCTCGCCCCGGCGCCTCCGCCAGGTCATCGAGCTGATTTCGAAACACGCGAAGCAGGGCCCCCTCGCCGTCGTCGTCTCCGCCATGGGCGACACCACCGACTGGCTCATCGAAGCCGCGGGACTCGCCACCCAGGGAGACCTGGAGGGCGCGCAGACGGTGGTGGCACGCATCGCCCACCTCGCGAAGACGAATGCCGCCGCGTTGGCCCCGGCGCGCTCCACGGCGCTTGCGGCGCGGGTGGACACGCTGCTCGCGCCGCTGCAGCAGCTCCTCCAGGGCATCTCCCTCACCCGCGAGTGCTCCGCGCCTTCTCGCGACAGGGTGCTGTCCTTCGGCGAGCTGGTCTCCGCCACGCTCCTCGCGGAGCTGCTGACGGCGTCCGGCACGGAGGCCACGTTCCGCGACGCGCGGCAGCTGCTCGTGACGGATGACCGCTTCGGCGCGGCCCGCGTGGACGTGGCCCGGACGCGCGAACGCCTCCAGACGGCGGTGACGGGCTGGCGGACATCCGTACCCGTCATCCCCGGCTTCATCGCCGCGACGCCGGACGGGCGCACCACCACGCTCGGGCGCAACGGCTCTGACTACACGGCGGCGCTGGTGGCCCAGGGCATCGACGCGACGGAAGTCACGGTGTGGACGGACGTGCTCGGCCTGCACACCGCCGACCCGGACATCGTGACTGACGCGTACCCCGTCGCGCACCTCACGCACGCGGAGGGCCTGGAGCTGGCCGCCGTCGGCGTCCGCATGCTGCACCCGCGCACGATGATTCCGCTCATCGAGTCCGGCACCTCCCTGCGCATCCGCAACACGATGCACCCGGACCACCCCGGCACCCTCATCGACGCCATCGGCTCGCGCGACGGCCAGCGGCCCACGTGTATCGCCACCCGCGAGGAGCTGGCGCTGCTCGGCATCGAAGTGCGCAAGCTGTCCGACCAGTTCCAGCTCGGCGAGCGCGTGCTGGCCGCCCTGCGCGAGGCCGACGTCACGGTGTGGCTGTCCGCGCAGTCCTCCAATGGCCAGTCCATTGCCGTCGTCATCCCCCGGCCGGACGTCCTGCGCGCCCAGGGCGCCCTGGAGAACGAGCTGGCCCAGGAGCTCGCACGTCACGAGGTGGAGCCCCTCGCCATCCGCGAGCCGGTGACGCTGCTCTCGCTGGTGGCCGAGGCCATGGGCCACGGCGTCAACGTGGCCGGCCGCTTCTTCAGCGCACTGGGCGCCGTGGGCGTCAACGTGCGAGCGAGCGCGCAGGGCGCCAGCTCGCGCTCCATCTCCTGCGTGGTGGATGCGGCGGACACCGCCATCGCCGTGCGCACCACGCACGCGGCCTTCAACCTGGCCCACCAGCAGGTGAGCCTGTTCCTCCTCGGCCGGGGCACCGTGGGCGGACAGCTCCTGGCCCAGCTCCGCGCGCAGCAGGCGCTGCTCAAGGACAAGCACGGCATCGCGCTGCGAGTCGTGGGCATCACCGACAGCCGGCGCGCCCTGTTCGACGCGGCGGGCCTGCCGCTGGAGGGACTGGAGGAGCGGCTCTCCCGCGTGGCGCCGGTGGACGCAGCGACACGCACGCTGGTGCCGCTGCTGGACGAGCTGCGCCGGCAGCCCGTGCCCATCCTCGTGGACTGCACCGCCGCGAGCGGCATCGAGTCCCTCTATTCCGAGGCCTTCCGCCGGGGCATCCACGTGGTGGGGGCCAACAAGAAGCCGCTGGCGCTGCCATGGAACGACCGCGAGGCATTGCTCGCCGAGGCCCGCCGTCATCACGTCGCCTACCACTACGAGACGACGGTGGCGTCCAGCCTGCCCGTCATCGACACGCTGGCGAACCTCGTCCGCACGGGCGACGCCGTGCGCCTCATCACCGCGTCGCTGTCCGGCAGTCTCGGCTTCATCTGCAACGAGCTGACGGCCGGCGTGCCGCTGTCCGTCGCCGTCCGCACCGCGAAGGAGCGCGGATTCACCGAGCCGGACCCGCGAGAAGACCTGAGCGGCACGGACGTCGCGCGCAAGGCGCTCATCCTCGCCCGCGAGCTGGGGCTGCCGCTCTCGCTCTCCGACGTGGCGCTGGAGCCATTCGTCCCGGCCGAAGCGCAGGCCGGCACGTCGGTAGACGCGTTCCTCCATGGGCTGAAGTCGCTGGACGCGGACTATGCGGACCGCGTCACGCGCAGCCGGAAAGCCGGCACGGTGCTGCGCTACCTGGCGCGCATCGACCCGTCGAAGGTGGGCACCGGCTCGCCCGTCATCCGAGTGGGACCTGTCGCCGTGGAGGCCGGCCAGCCCGCGGCGGACCTGCGCGGCTCCGAGTCCTTCGTGTCCTTCACCACCACGCGCCACAGCGACTTCCCGCTCACCGTGCGCGGCGCGGGCGCGGGCGGCGCGGTGACGGCCTCGGGCGTGCTGGCCGACATCCTCCGCATCTCCCAGACGCTGCGCGGACGCTGA